CTTAAAGGTATTTCCactgcacccactttttaacttTCAACTATACCGCCaacttccttcttgctgtccaaccacttttaacttttacttcatagagcAACTTCCAAGATTTTCCTCAGTTGCTCTTGGAtggtgaatggcctcccaggctccAGTATTGGACAATATGTCATTACCAAGCTACAGGGGCTATTAATGATAATGCACCATGtgcaaaaatcaaaataaagaaaaatgtctaaattttatatctttattcttCCAATGACATTTAatgatataagaattatatatattgtatatatttgcacatttttattctttttttttttaaatttccctgAAAATAAAACAGTTCACTCTGAGAGATTTTACTGTAGAACAAAACCCCTAACCTCCGTGAGCTACGATAGCAGGGTTATTCCCGGTTATTCAACATGTACTGCCTACGTACAACTTTCAGATTGCTTATATTGTACTACTCAAAGAAAACTAACTGATACATTTCTCTTGCCCATCTCAGTTTTACTCTGCCAATTTTTGCATTTTGCTAGCATGAGGCTTAGTCTTGCTCTTTGGACCCGGTCGTTTATAAGTTCTTTTCGTGTTGTTTGGGTTTTCGCACTCATCAAGTGTTATGGTAATAAACAGACCACATCCGAGACAACGTGAGGTCATACGGAAAGTTTTTAGATTTACACGAAATCTTGACGGACACAGCACTGTATAACACATGGGGCATTCCTCAGGGCACTTAACATTAGCTAGTCCTGTTGTTTCATCTGTCTGAAAGTTGATAATGAGTTGCTTTTCATCAGAATCCTGAGAATAATGGCTTCTGCTGTAGAGGTTTTGGGAAATGCTACTTGTATCACATATTGCCTCAGGGTTACTTCCTGCATCATGAATGTCAATCCTAATATCAAACTTTTCCTGGGAATCACTATTTCTATTCATTTCATTCCAGGATATCAGTTCTTTATCTGATGAACAGCTAAAAGACTGAATGTCACATCGCATGGCAGTACTCGCGTTATTACACAACGTAACATACTCTGTGATTGGCTGTAAGGTGGACGTTGCCTGGAATTCTTCCATGAAATACTCACTTTTCACTATGTCTAAGGTGGACGTTGCCTGGAATTCTTCCATGAAATACTCACTTTTCACTATGTCCACATTTGCTTCTATTTCATTCAATTCTTGGATCTCTTCTTTAACAATATCAAATTCTTTGCTAAATTTGGTTACATCTTCAGTAAGAAAATTAACTTCAATGTTTTCTGCAgcattcataatttcatttttttcttgtctCACAACGGTCTTTCCACTTTTAGATTTCCTTGGGAACAGTCCTTCCTTTTCTATGCAATCACCATAACCACTTTTAGCAACTATTTCTTTATCTGATTTTTCTGCCACCAAAATTTGTTTTCCTTTTGGAAGAACTGGTATCTTTAGTTTTATTTTCCTATATTTGTTACAGGCTTTTTCAGAGTAGCATGCCAAATTTTTAGGGTCTTCTTTCAGAATAGGTGCACTGCTGGAACACGACTGAGAATCTATAACATCTTTAGAGCCTTCTCCCATGTCAGTTGAGCTGATAGAGGCAGACTCAAATCCTACAGAGACTTTAGGGACTCCTACCACAACAGAAGGCCTAACCTTAGATGCAACAGAATCTCTCAAGCTTTCTTCCACTGTAGCTACATTGATGGAGCATGACTCTGAACCTACTGAACTTTTAGAATTATCTTTTACATTGGTGGAGTTAGCATTGATTTCTGTAAAACAAGAATTTGTCCCCATATTAACAGAATCTCTACAGCTTTCTTCCTCAATAGCTACACTGATGGAACACGGCTCTGAACTTACGGAACTTTTAGAATTATCTTTTACATTGCTTAAATTAGTATTGCtttctgaaaaacaagaatttgtcCCCATATTAACAGAATCTCTAGAGCTTTCTTCCTCAATAGCTACTCTGATGGAACATGGCTCTGAACTTACGGAACTTTTAGAATTATCTTTTACATTGGTGGAGTTAGCATTGATTTCTGTAAAACAAGAATTTGTCCCCATATTAACAGAATCTCTACAGCTTTCTTCCTCAATAGCTACACTGATGGAACACGGCTCTGAACTTACGGAACTTTTAGAATTATCTTTTACATTGCTTAAATTAGTATTGCtttctgaaaaacaagaatttgtcCCCATATTAACAGAATCTCTAGAGCTTTCTTCCTCAATAGCTACTCTGATGGAACATGGCTCTGAACTTACAGAACTTTTAGAATTATCTTTTACATTGCTTAAATTAGTATTGCTCTCTGAAGAAAAGGAATTTGTCCCCATATTAACAGAATCTCTAGAGCTTTCTTCCTCAATAGCTACACTGGTGGAACATGGCTCTGAACTTGAGGAACTTTTAGAATTATCTTTTACATTGGTGGAGTTAGCATTGAtttctgaaaaacaagaatttgtcCCCATATTAACAGAATCTCTACAGCTCTCTTCCTCAATAGCTACTCTAATGGAATATGACTCTGAACCCACTGAACTTTTAGAATTATCTTTTAGATTGGTGGAGTTAGCATTGATTTCTAAAAAACAGGAATTTGTCCCCATAATAACAGAATCTCTACAGCTCTCTTCCTCAATAGCTACACTGATGGAATATGACTCTGAACCCACTGAACTTTTAGAATTATGTTTTACATTGGTGGAGTTAGCTTTGTTTTCTGAAGAACACGAATTTATTTCCATACCTACTCCACCTTGCTTGCCTATATCCGTTTTAGTCAATGGCCCTGATAGCTTATCATTTGATTTAGAAGTAAAATCCTTACCTTCTTCACTGACAGACTTTCTTTTAGAATCTGCAATATGATTGCTTGAATCTGAATAAGTTTTACTAGCTAATTGTTGAGCCTTTCCAAGTACTGATCCCCTAGGTTTCACATTAAACATTGATCTTAAACTATTCATATAGATATGTTTTTTAAACAAGTATGGTTCAGACTTTTTGTTTCTATACGGGATTTTTATTTTGGGGGACCGATAGTCAAAATTATTCACACAATAAAAATCATGGGTATCACGAAATGCATTCTTGCACTGATGCCCTTTTCTCTCACTTTCTGCCAACTCTTTGCAATTCACAATAAGCAAATCACATCTTTTACATTCCATATGTCCAAAAAGTAAATGCTGGAGGATCTCTCGCCCTGCTACTGTAATTTTGCACATTAAACAATATGTTCCATATGGaagtttatcaatattatcataaacACTAAGATGGCTTGTATCTTTTACTGACAATTTTTCAGCAAAAGAAGAATCCTTTTGTTTTTCCATACCAGTCTGAGATTCATAGCATTCATTAGTGTTACCATTATGCATGATTGGTACTGAAGGCTCGGTAACAACTGCATTGTTATTCATAGAAGGTATAACTGTAGACCCTTTGGGTTTTTCACTGAGCACTGAATCAAATAAATCCTCAAAACAAACCGAAGAACGGCGTGAATTTTCATGGTTTTCTTGATACATTTCTGCAAATGTGTTCATTACAGCTTCTGGTGTGAAAACATCTTGTGTCGTCTTACCTCTAACAACCCGAGAGCCAGAAGAAACTAATGAAGAACCTTTGGACGGTTTTGAGATGGCATCCTTTGAAGATTGGCCAAGTCTTGAAGAGCTGCTGTCAGGTGGTGCCAAGAGATGTGTTGTTCTTAAATCATATGGATGAGGAGGTATTAAAGGGAAATTTCTATTATTGTCCAGTTTCTTGTGCTTAAATTTGTTCTTGGAGAGGAATAAATTTTTTGACATCACTTTTGATTTTGTAAGTCTATCCAATTTTATCTTGCTTGAAGAATTATGATCCAAAATAGGTTTATCATTTAATGATGATGGTACTACTTTCAAATTTTGTGATCTTGACTCAATAACATAAGGGATGAGAGAAGGTTTGTATGATGGCAATGAAGTTTTTTCTAATTTACCTCGTGACTGAATTATCACTACGTCCAAATTTTCATAGATTATTTCGAAATCATCATCATTTTTGTCAAATGATAATGTACCGGGAGTCTCTGTGTCCTTTACTAACAAAATTTCATTAGACGATACAATCTCTTTGGAGGCTAGTGGCTTTTGATACCCTTGATCTATCACTGTTCCTTGCAGTTCATTTTGACTTTTACTGAAAGGAATCTGGTTTTGTCCAATATTTTTCTGGAAGGACTGATAGGAGGAAAGATTGTCTGGGTTCTCAACTTCTTTCTTATCAGAATTAGGATAAGGTAGCTGATGCTTCTGGCCCTGAAAATTCTGATAGGATGGAGGTGTTTGGCGAGCGATCTGAGAACACGGTGGTTTCTGAAGGTAAGGTAATAAGATTGGACGTTTAACTGGGGATCTTAGCAACGGCTGTGAATTGTGATGGGAAGAGTTACGTTCTTGTCCTATTGGTGTGTCTGGTGATGCCTTATTGTCATTTACACGTTCATTTTGTGATGACAGATGCTGCAGTGCTTTCCTCTCTGTCTTGCTTTCTTCTAGTCTCTGAGGATATTCTGAAGAGGGCGAAGGAAGAGTAGTTGCAGAGTAAAAGAATTTCTTGTGATGATAGGAACCATATATGTCTTTTTCAGGTTTATGAAAGTTAACCTGTTGGTTATTTACAGGACTTTGCAAATTTATTGCTGTCCTTGCATTATTTTGGTATACTGTTACTTTGTCTAACAATGGATGAGAATGTGTCCATACGGTACTGGCCTGTACTTGCTGAGACTCTGAAAATTCATGACTAATATGGGCCAATCTAGGTACCGAGTACTTCTGACATGCAGATAAAGAGACTTTTTGTGTATCTTTTCTCACTGCTTCAATGCCTTCACCAGATGACACAGGTTCAATATTTTCAAAGAAGGCTCGATTTCTTTTTGTGTTGTTGATATGTGCAATTCTTTCCGGAAggcttttttttaacttttcattatcATTTTGCAGCTCACGTATTTTCATAACATTTCCCTTAAAAACACGCTTCAGTTTTTCAAAGGAAGATCTACTTATAACGACCTGGTCCGCCATCTTGATAAATAGATgtaatctgaaaagaaaaataaatatttttggccaaaaaggAAAAGAATATCATGAGCACCTAAatcaataagaagaataataaagtAACCAACACAAAGTATTCTGAAATATATTACATTTGATTAGAAAAACGTCTCCtttgcaaaagaaataaaatgaaagtatCAGTGGACTGTGGATGCATGAAAGTTTTTGATAACAAAGTAAAATTGAAAACATAGAAAGTAATTGCTTGTCCATTCTTTCTGACATCCAACAGAATACCACTGCCTGGAGCTTGTCGCCGGGCAAAGTCTCTGACTAGCAGTAGCAGGCCACAAGGGTGGTTAGACTCTGATTAGTGTGGCCAGAGTATTTCAAGTTACTCAGCCCAAAAGATACTTGCTTATTTAAAGTCAGGTTTAGTCCAAAGAGTAAGAATAAGGGTTGGTCCTCGACAGCCGACAGATTCATGCCAGGTCGGGGGCTTATTCCACATCAAATCGGTAACGTCATATATTTCAGTCAACAGTTAGGTCTAGAATGTGTCTGTTAGTTGACCAATGATGTCGAGTCTGTTGGTTGACTTACTGATGTCACATACTGTCGGTTGATGGAACAACAGTGTGTCTGTTGGTTGACAGAACAATTGTGTCTCTGCGGGTGATGGAACAACTTTGTGTCAGTTGGTTGATGAAACAACTGTGTTTCTGTTGGTTGTCATAAAAACTTTGTATCTGTTGGTTGACGGAACAATTTCATGTATACAGTATTAGTTAACAGACACACTCTGTGTCTGTTGGTTAACGGAACAACTGTGTGTCTCTTGGTTAATGGAACAACTTTGTGTCTTTTAGTTGAAGGAACAAATCTGTCTCTGTGGTAGACAGGGTTGATGGAAAAAGTGTGACTGTTGGTTGACAAAACAAATTTCTTTGTGGTTGACAGAACAACTTTGTTTCTATGGTTGACATAACAACTGTGTCTGTTGGTTGACGGAGCAACTGTGTTTCTGTTGGTTGATGGAACTTTGTGTCTGTTGGTTGACAGAACAACTTTATGTCTGTTGGTTGATGGAACAACTTTGTGACTATTGGATGACGGAACAACTGTGTATCTGTGGTTGATAGAACAACTATGTGTCTGTTGGTTGATGGAACAACTGTGTATCTGTGGTTGATGGAACAATTTTGTGTCTGTTGGTTGACAGAAGAACTATGTATCTGCTGTTGATGGAACAACTATGTGTCTGTTGGTTGATGGAACAACTGTGTATCTGTGGTTGATGGAACAACTTTGTATCTATTGGTTGACGGAAGAACTGTGTATCTGTGGTTGATGGAACAAATGTGTATCTGTGGTTGATGGAACAACTTTGTGTCTGTTGGTTGAGAGAAGAACTGTGTATCTGTGGTTGACGGAACAACTTTGTACTTTGTGTCTGTTGGATTACTGAACAACTGTGCCCCTTTGGTTGACAAAATAAATGTGCATCTATGGTTGAAGGAACAACTGTGTAATCTGTGGTTGATGGAACAACTGTGTATCTGTGGTTGACGGAACAAATTTGTGTTTGTGGTTGACGGAAGACTGTGTAATCTAAGGTTGACAGAACAACTTTGTAGTTGATGGAACAATTTTGTGTCTACTGGTTGATGGAACAACTGTGTATCTGTGGATGAAGGAACAACTGTGTATCCCTGGTTAATGGAACTACTTTGTGTCTGTTGGTTGACGGAACAACCGTGTAATCAGTGGTTGAAGGAAGAAATGTGTATCTGTGATTGATGGAACAACATTGTGTCTGGTGATTTACTGAACAACTGTCTCTCTTTGGTTGACGGAATAAATGAGAATTTGCGGTTGACGGAACAAATGTGTACCTGTGGTTGACGGAACAACATTGTGTCTGGTGGTTTACTGAACAACTGTGTCTCTGTGGTTGATGGAACAAATGTGTATTTGTGGTTAACGGAACAACTTTGTGCCTGTTGATTTACTGAACAATCGTGGCTCTGTGGTTGACGGAACAACTTTGTGTCTATTGGTTGACGGACAACTGTGTCTCTGTGGTTAACAGGACAACTTTGTGTCTGTTGGTTTACTGAACAACTGTTTATCTATGGTTGATGGAACAAATGTGTAGCTTTGGTTGATGGAACAAATGTGTATCTGTGGTTGACGGAACAACTGTATAATCAGTGGTTGATGGAACAAATGTGTACCTGTGGTTGCCGGGACAACTATGTAATCTGTGGTTGATGGAACAACTGTGTAATATGTGGTTCATGGAACAAATGTGTATCTGAAGTTGACGGGACAACTATGTAATCTGTGGTTGACGGAACAAATGTGTATCTGCGGTTGACGGGACAACTGTGTAATCTGTGGTTGATGGAACAAATGTGTATCTGTGGTTGATGGAACAACTGTGTAATCAGTGGTTGATGGAACAAATGTGTAATATGTGGTTCATGGAACAAATGTGTATCTGTGGTTGACGGGACAACTGTGTAATCTGTGGTTGATGGAACAAATGTGTATCTGTGGTTGACGGAACAACTGTGTAATCAGTGGTTGATGGAACAAATGTGTATCTGTGGTTGACAGGACAACTGTGTAATCTGTGGTTGATGGAACAAATGTGTATCTGTGGTTGATGGGACAACTGTGTAATCTGTGGTTGATGGAACAAATGTGTATCTGTGGTTGACGGAACAACTGTGTAATCAGTGGTTGATGGAACAAATGTGTATCTGTGGTTGACGGGACAGCTGTGTAATCTGTGGTTGATGGAACAAATGTGTATCTGTGGGTGACGGGACAACTGTGTAATCTGTGGTTGATGGAACAAATGTGTATCTGTGGTTGACGGGACAACTGTGTAATCTGTGGTTCATGGAACAAATGTGTATCTGTTGTTGACAGGACAACTGTGTATCTTTGGTTGATGGAACAAATGTGTAACTGTGGTTGACGGAACAACTGTATAATCAGTGGTTGATGGAACAAATATGTATCTATGGTTGATGGGACAACTATGTAATCTGTGGTTGACGGAACAAATGTGTATCTGTGGTTGACGGGACAATTAGTAATCTATGGTTGACGGAACAAATGTGTATCTGCGGTTGACGGGACAACTGTGTAATCTAAGGTTGACGGAACAAATGTGTATCTGTGGTTAACGGGACAACTATGTAATCTGTGGTTGACGGAACAAATGTGTATCTGCGGTTAACGGGACAACTGTGTAATCTGTCGTTGACGGAACAAATGTGTATCTGCGGTTGACGGAACAACTGTGTAATCAGTGGTTGATGGAACAAATGTGTATCTGCGGTTGACGGAACAACTGTGTAATCAGTGGTTGATGGAACAAATGTGTAATATGTGGTTCATGGAACAAATGTGTATCTGTGGTTGACGAGACAACTGTGTAATCTGTGGTTGATGGAACAAATGTGTATCTGTGGTTGACGGGACAACTGTGTAATCAGTGGTTGATGGAAAAAATGTGTATCTGTGGTTGACGGGACAACTATGTAATCTGTGGTTGAAGGGACAAATGTGTATCTGTGGTTGATGGAACAACTGTGTAATCTGTGGTTGACGGAACAAATGTGTATCTGTGGTTGACGGGACAACTGTGTAATCTGTGGTTGATGGAACAAATGTGTATCTGTGGTTGACGGAACAAATGTGTATCTGTGGTTGACGGGACAACTGTGTAATCTGTGGTTGACGGAACAAATGTGTATCTGTGGTTGACGGGACAACTGTGTAATCTGTGGTTGACGGAACAAATGTGTATCTGTGGTTGACGGGACAACTGTGTAATCAGTGGTTGACGGAACAAATGTGTATCTGTGATTGACGGGACAACTATGTAATCTGTGGTTAACGGAACAAATGTGTATCTGTGGTTGACGGGACAACTATGTAATCTGTGGTTGATGGAACAACTGTGTAATATGTGGTTCATGGAACAAATGTGTATCTGTGGTTGACGGAACAACTATGTAATCTGTGGTTGAAGGAACAAATGTGTATCTGTGGTTGATGGAACAACTGTGTAATCTGTGACTGACATAACAAATGTGTATCTGTGGATGACAGGACAACTATGTAATCTGGGGTTAATGGAACAAATGTGTATCTGTGGTTGACGGGACAACTATGTAATCTGGGGTTGATGGAACAAATGTGTATCTGTGGTTGACGGGACAACTATGTAATCTGTGGTTGATGGAACAAATGTGTATCTGTGGTTGACGGGACAACTATGTAATCTGGGGTTAATGGAACAAATGTGTATCTGTGGTTGACGGGACAACTATGTAATCTGGGGTTAATGGAACAAATGTGTATCTGTGGTTGACGGGACAACTATGTAATCTGGGGTTAATGGAACAAATGTGTATCTGTGGTTGACGGGACAACTATGTAATCTGGGGTTAATGGAACAAATGTGTATCTGTGGTTGACGGGACAACTATGTAGTCTGGGGTTAATGGAACAAATGTGTATCTGTGCTTGACGGGACAACTATGTAGTCTGGGGTTAATGGAACAAATGTGTATCTGTGGTTGACAGGACAGCTATGTAATCAGTGGTTGGTGGAACAACTGTGTAATCTGTGACTGACATAACAAATGTGTATCTGTGGTTGATGGGACAACTATGTAATCTGTGGTTAATGGAACAAATGTGTATCTGTGGTTGACGGGACAACTATGTAATCTGGGGTTCATGGAACAAATGTGTATCTGTGGATGACGGGACAACTATGTAATCTGTGGTTAATGGAACAAATGTGTATATGTGGTTGACGGGACAACTATGTAATCTGGGGTTCATGGAACAAATGTGTATCTGTGGTTGACGTGACAACTATGTAATCTGGGGTTCATGGAACAAATGTGTATCTGTGGATGACGGGACAACTATGTAGTCTGGGGTTAATGGAACAAATGTGTATCTGTGCTTGACGGGACAACTATGTAGTCTGGGGTTAATGGAACAAATGTGTATCTGTGCTTGACGGGACAACTATGTAGTCTGGGGTTAATGGAACAAATGTGTATCTGTGCTTGACGGGACAACTATGTAGTCTGGGGTTAATGGAACAAATGTGTATCTGTGCTTGACGGGACAACTATGTAGTCTGGGGTTAATGGAACAAATGTGTATCTGTGCTTGACGGGACAACTATGTAATCTGGGGTTAATGGAACAAATGTGTATCTGTGCTTGACGGGACAACTATGTAATCTGGGGTTAATGGAACAAATGTGTATCTGTGGTTGACGGGACAACTATGTAGTCTGGGGTTAATGGAACAACTATGTAATCTGTGGTTAATGGAACAAATGTGTATCTGTGGTTGGTGGAACAACTGTGTAATCTGTGACTGACGTAACAAATGTGTATCTGTGGTTGACGGGACAACTGTGTAATCTGGGGTTAATGGAACAAATGTGTATCTGTGGTTGACGGGACAACTGTGTAATCTGGGGTTAATGGAACAAATGTGTATCTGCGGTTGACGGGACAACTGTGTAATCTGGGGTTAATGGAACAAATGTGTATCTGCGGTTGACGGGACAACTGTGTAATCTGGGGCTAATGGAACAAATGTGTATCTGTGGTTGACGGGACAACTGTGTAATCTGGGGTTAATGGAACAAATGTGTATCTGTGGTTGACGGGACAACTATGTAATCTGGGGTTAATGGAACAAATGTGTATTTGTGGTTGACGGGACAACTGTGTAATTTGTGACTGACATAACAAATGTGTATCTGTGGTTGACGGGACAACTATGTAATCAGTGGTTGATGGAACAACTTTTAGTCAATTGGTTGACGTAATGACGTCATGTGTCATAGCAAATGAGAATCTCTACAAAAAATAcatgaaagaaatatttcaattatgTCTGTCGGGTCACGAAGGTCGAACGCACGTGGGTTTAAAATGGAAGCAACTTTTTGGAAGTAAGTAAGAGGATTTGAAAGCAAACGATCTTCTAGAAGTCTCATGAATCCACTGGATAAGGTATATCGAACAGATGTTTTGGGACAAAAAactctacaattattattataatttttatcattattattattaggcaagccacaactctggttggaaaagcagaatgctacgatcccaagagctcaaacagggaaagcaaactagtgcggaaaggaaatgagggaataacaaataaataaataaaaaatatgaaatctttTAAAATTAGTATCAACGTGAAATTAGGtcagtcataaataaactataaaaagaggttaATGTCAACCTAATCAAcagaaaaatatttactaaaagttTTATCTTCTGAAGTTCCACTTATTCAACTGCTTAAAACTAAGCATCTTTTCCTGCTTCTGGGTAACatgcaaaggtttaaaggccgctcatgaatggcagaagcaagggacagtgacattgcactagagatcaccatatatacatatgatcagtgccaaagcctctctacaccaaaactaggaccagggatggctaggcaatggctgctgatgactcagcaggtagaccaatagtcTCCCCAAAtgcctcatccttaactcacaaggatggtgaggttgcagacactgcaacaaactatcgagtttgagctggattcgaaccccagtctaacgaTCACCGGGCAGAGACATTATCAATAGCATATCACATTCACATaacacaagggttgtggtggccgatgtggtaacgtccctgactgtcgAACGGCAGGCTGGGGTTC
The nucleotide sequence above comes from Palaemon carinicauda isolate YSFRI2023 chromosome 18, ASM3689809v2, whole genome shotgun sequence. Encoded proteins:
- the LOC137657319 gene encoding uncharacterized protein, producing the protein MELQYNLNYTVVPSTTDTHLFRQPQITQLSRQPQIHICSVNHRYTFVPSTTDYTVVPSTTDTHLFRQPQITQLFHQPQIHICPFNHRLHSCPVNHRYTFFPSTTDYTVVPSTTDTHLFHQPQITQLSHYTVVPSTTDTHLFHQPQITQLSRHPQIHICSINHRLHSCPVNHRYTFVPSTTDYTVVPSTTDTHLFHQPQITQLSHQPQIHICSINHRLHSCPVNHRYTFVPSTTDYTVVPSTTDTHLFHQPQITQDTVVRQPIDTKLFRQPQSHDCSVNQQAQSCSVNHKYTFVPSTTETQLFSKPPDTMLFRQPQTQSSSINQGYTVVPSSTDTQLFHQPVDTKLFHQLQSCSVNLRLHSLPSTTNTNLFRQPQIHSCSINHRLHSCSFNHRCTFILSTKGAQLFSNPTDTKYKVVPSTTDTQFFSQPTDTKLFHQPQIHICSINHRYTVLPSTNRYKVVPSTTDTQLFHQPTDT
- the LOC137657841 gene encoding uncharacterized protein; this encodes MADQVVISRSSFEKLKRVFKGNVMKIRELQNDNEKLKKSLPERIAHINNTKRNRAFFENIEPVSSGEGIEAVRKDTQKVSLSACQKYSVPRLAHISHEFSESQQVQASTVWTHSHPLLDKVTVYQNNARTAINLQSPVNNQQVNFHKPEKDIYGSYHHKKFFYSATTLPSPSSEYPQRLEESKTERKALQHLSSQNERVNDNKASPDTPIGQERNSSHHNSQPLLRSPVKRPILLPYLQKPPCSQIARQTPPSYQNFQGQKHQLPYPNSDKKEVENPDNLSSYQSFQKNIGQNQIPFSKSQNELQGTVIDQGYQKPLASKEIVSSNEILLVKDTETPGTLSFDKNDDDFEIIYENLDVVIIQSRGKLEKTSLPSYKPSLIPYVIESRSQNLKVVPSSLNDKPILDHNSSSKIKLDRLTKSKVMSKNLFLSKNKFKHKKLDNNRNFPLIPPHPYDLRTTHLLAPPDSSSSRLGQSSKDAISKPSKGSSLVSSGSRVVRGKTTQDVFTPEAVMNTFAEMYQENHENSRRSSVCFEDLFDSVLSEKPKGSTVIPSMNNNAVVTEPSVPIMHNGNTNECYESQTGMEKQKDSSFAEKLSVKDTSHLSVYDNIDKLPYGTYCLMCKITVAGREILQHLLFGHMECKRCDLLIVNCKELAESERKGHQCKNAFRDTHDFYCVNNFDYRSPKIKIPYRNKKSEPYLFKKHIYMNSLRSMFNVKPRGSVLGKAQQLASKTYSDSSNHIADSKRKSVSEEGKDFTSKSNDKLSGPLTKTDIGKQGGVGMEINSCSSENKANSTNVKHNSKSSVGSESYSISVAIEEESCRDSVIMGTNSCFLEINANSTNLKDNSKSSVGSESYSIRVAIEEESCRDSVNMGTNSCFSEINANSTNVKDNSKSSSSSEPCSTSVAIEEESSRDSVNMGTNSFSSESNTNLSNVKDNSKSSVSSEPCSIRVAIEEESSRDSVNMGTNSCFSESNTNLSNVKDNSKSSVSSEPCSISVAIEEESCRDSVNMGTNSCFTEINANSTNVKDNSKSSVSSEPCSIRVAIEEESSRDSVNMGTNSCFSESNTNLSNVKDNSKSSVSSEPCSISVAIEEESCRDSVNMGTNSCFTEINANSTNVKDNSKSSVGSESCSINVATVEESLRDSVASKVRPSVVVGVPKVSVGFESASISSTDMGEGSKDVIDSQSCSSSAPILKEDPKNLACYSEKACNKYRKIKLKIPVLPKGKQILVAEKSDKEIVAKSGYGDCIEKEGLFPRKSKSGKTVVRQEKNEIMNAAENIEVNFLTEDVTKFSKEFDIVKEEIQELNEIEANVDIVKSEYFMEEFQATSTLDIVKSEYFMEEFQATSTLQPITEYVTLCNNASTAMRCDIQSFSCSSDKELISWNEMNRNSDSQEKFDIRIDIHDAGSNPEAICDTSSISQNLYSRSHYSQDSDEKQLIINFQTDETTGLANVKCPEECPMCYTVLCPSRFRVNLKTFRMTSRCLGCGLFITITLDECENPNNTKRTYKRPGPKSKTKPHASKMQKLAE